A window of Apium graveolens cultivar Ventura chromosome 8, ASM990537v1, whole genome shotgun sequence contains these coding sequences:
- the LOC141677523 gene encoding phosphoinositide phosphatase SAC8-like, with product MAGLIKDGMSALSRYYYNNFQDGVRQDAIDLISGHYTVKYGPPPSLPKRNEALSYLPVASALLIGGLTVTSITLNRGVREKRGCV from the exons ATGGCAGGACTAATTAAAGATGGAATGAGTGCACTCTCAAGATATTATTATAATAACTTTCAAGATGGTGTGCGACAG GATGCAATAGATCTTATAAGTGGTCATTATACTGTCAAATACGGTCCTCCTCCGTCCTTGCCAAAGAGAAATGAAGCACTTAGT TATCTACCAGTTGCATCGGCATTGTTAATTGGAGGATTAACGGTGACGTCCATCACACTTAATCGAG GGGTGAGAGAGAAGAGAGGGTGTGTGTAG
- the LOC141677667 gene encoding E3 ubiquitin-protein ligase UPL3-like, translated as METVPKNLNFNKLLIQLKSTKGQRNVDVENCKMNLNAEKSKKKIDAKRSKKKQSDPENKQSDPEKAEINLYNSRQFNALKLVNANLYTCPEDYLINFPVHSFVEELVKILKQPDIAKSEARLQDVAFSVLIKICKIFPSSSDSVVECDGVTVLVKAYVEVQDDKLAEQCLHWLEELSQVHPMVCLKARALMPVLHCRRSIVLKHVALSMALNICKKFTADTAEYGTSAVPFLKQYLKDPDTEVVEFSLICLNDIMKTLVSSPQRLDEVIKNNDFISQAATLISCGNSGGGQASLNTSAYRALVLLLSTCASSSRLGSELLLGNGITGILKDILTGSGIFPALSLPREQILEIVNLANDLLSPLVLPVIPERHDSIATEIITHEKLPEEWLKLLQQFEMDLLPVLMQICGSISNGPIPHKCLSVISKLMHFTRASKINSLLSVTNISRFLAGILARKDPQVLISALQIADTLMNKFPATFSKTFVKEGVLQAVNTIIISRPPDIAFPQPLSCAEDSFKHSGLAVGSPPILIKVPTSSPDMFVGVKSAAQALKVSYSKYNPQSIDVSSKELQFLKSLCFNLVTFDDQKIISEGSKAKEDLATPIISEILRTLIEGDYSTFEFIESGVVDAFLKYLSCGFHSNENISDSMLSNDVYHEQAARRCKSFITVSLPLGLQDKKMAPISILVKYLQSALSYLERFPVVLSHGGRSYNGYGHLSSGLSVLSRKCNLCLCRANEDESLIDYSSHVLVFNPLATLAAVEEFLWPRVQQDEFIHHSASAKTSETGTVPPSARMLLAQEKNDTSSKRKGKTVLTQKEESGTHMRIDARKGAVDKGAQMKIDEESNDDISDNEDQDDDQESNDDFSDNEDQDDVRGGFSTTREWRERLVVSPRLTFFAGGKQLSRNMSIYQVIQQFLLDEAVSDIDSDRIGLMSGIYTITYQSANRATNGVLVERTCSRYPCESRKVVSLGDSSKRQISLLNNILYRELPCDLEKSDPTYNILVLLYILEGLNKSSSKLHREVIANPFCEGKMSSLNDCTGTDGIVPDNIFINNRLTSKLVGQVEDALALRSKNLSSWCCQLTKACPFLFPFEMRCQYFYLTVFHFSRALYHRRQQKGVNGHDSENKEGVRVGRLRQRNVRVSRDSTLESVAQVMEMDNNQRKYVLEVYFGEVDIGLESTLEFYTFLVLELQKVGIEMWRLNNASVNSMMEVKEIGSKGNTAMAFDALIQTPRGLFPSSWPPNADLSDGSTFKKVVDYFKLLGRVLATALQDKRPLNLSFSSAFYKLLLGQDLSLHDINSFDPELGKNLLRYQALVDGKLFPGSRGGINEVIEIQFSENENVNEDPDHDFTLPGYPFHEHVYINNLKEYIDYVFDVTTGSGIERQLEALRAGFNEVFDISSLQIFSAKELEYMLCNKK; from the exons ATGGAAACTGTACCGAAAAATCTGAATTTCAATAAGTTACTGATACAACTGAAATCAACGAAGGGGCAGAGGAACGTTGATGTGGAGAACTGTAAAATGAATCTTAATGCAGAGAAAAGTAAGAAAAAAATTGATGCGAAGAGAAGTAAGAAAAAGCAATCTGATCCAGAGAACAAGCAATCTGATCCAGAGAAAGCTGAGATAAATCTGTACAACTCAAGGCAATTTAATGCATTAAAATTAGTTAATGCGAATCTTTATACCTGCCCTGAGGACTACCTTATAAATTTTCCAGTGCACTCTTTTGTTGAAGAACTTGTGAAAATTCTTAAGCAGCCCGACATTGCGAAGAGTGAAGCTAGATTGCAGGATGTTGCATTCAGTGTGCTCATTAAAATATGCAAAATATTTCCCTCCTCTAGTGACTCTGTTGTGGAATGTGATGGAGTAACCGTTTTAGTGAAAGCTTATGTCGAAGTTCAGGATGACAAATTGGCTGAACAG TGTTTGCATTGGCTAGAAGAGCTATCTCAGGTTCACCCAATGGTTTGCTTAAAGGCACGGGCACTCATGCCAGTGCTCCACTGTCGTCGCTCAATAGTTTTAAAG CATGTTGCACTTTCCATGGCTTTGAATATATGCAAGAAATTCACTGCTGATACTGCTGAATATGGAACAAGTGCCGTTCCTTTTCTGAAACAATATCTCAAGGATCCTGATACTGAG GTTGTAGAGTTCTCTTTAATTTGCTTGAACGATATTATGAAGACACTTGTATCATCTCCCCAAAGGCTGGATGAGGTCATAAAAAACAATGACTTTATTAGTCAGGCGGCAACACTAATTTCCTGTGGGAACTCTGGAGGTGGACAAGCTTCTTTAAACACATCGGCTTATAGG GCCTTGGTTCTCTTACTTTCTACCTGTGCAAGTAGCTCACGTTTAGGATCCGAACTGTTGTTAGGCAACGGGATTACCGGCATTCTGAAAGATATACTCACTGGTTCCGGTATCTTCCCTGCATTAAGTCTACCTCGGGAGCAG ATTTTGGAGATTGTGAACCTAGCAAATGATCTCCTTTCCCCTCTAGTTCTGCCTGTCATTCCGGAGCGACATGACTCGATTGCGACAGAGATTATTACTCATGAGAAATTACCCGAGGAATGGCTCAAGCTCCTTCAGCAGTTTGAAATGGATCTTCTTCCCGTATTAATGCAG ATATGTGGATCGATTTCAAATGGTCCTATTCCTCACAAGTGCCTTTCTGTTATCTCTAAGCTTATGCACTTTACCAGAGCCTCTAAGATCAACTCTCTTTTGAGTGTAACAAACATATCAAG GTTCTTAGCTGGAATTCTAGCACGGAAAGATCCACAAGTGCTTATATCTGCCTTGCAGATAGCTGACACTTTAATGAACAAATTTCCAGCGACATTCTCCAAGACATTTGTGAAGGAAGGTGTATTGCAGGCAGTGAACACAATTATAATAAGTAGACCTCCTGACATTGCTTTTCCTCAACCATTATCATGTGCTGAGGATAGTTTTAAACATTCAGGTTTAGCTGTTGGTTCCCCTCCAATTCTCATAAAAGTTCCAACTTCTAGTCCCGATATGTTTGTTGGCGTAAAATCAGCTGCGCAGGCCTTAAAAGTTAGTTATTCTAAATATAATCCTCAGTCTATAGATGTTAGTTCTAAAGAGCTACAATTTCTAAAGAGCCTTTGCTTTAATTTGGTTACGTTTGATGATCAGAAAATTATATCTGAAGGATCAAAGGCAAAGGAGGATCTGGCTACTCCTATAATATCTGAGATACTTAGAACTTTAATTGAAGGAGACTATTCCACTTTTGAGTTCATTGAAAGTGGTGTTGTAGATGCTTTTCTTAAATATTTATCCTGCGGATTTCACTCCAATGAAAATATTTCTGATTCCATGCTTTCCAATGACGTATATCACGAGCAAGCAGCGAGAAGATGCAAGTCATTCATTACAGTTTCCCTTCCTTTAGGTCTTCAAGATAAGAAAATGGCTCCTATAAGTATTCTAGTTAAATACCTTCAGAGTGCATTGTCCTACCTGGAGCGTTTCCCAGTTGTTCTGAGCCATGGTGGTAGGTCATATAACGGTTACGGGCACTTGTCATCAGGGCTAAGTGTTTTAAGTCGGAAATGTAATTTATGTCTTTGTAGAGCAAACGAAGACGAATCTCTTATTGATTATTCTTCACACGTTCTTGTATTTAATCCTTTAGCAACACTAGCTGCTGTGGAAGAGTTTCTTTGGCCCCGAGTTCAACAAGATGAGTTTATTCATCATTCAGCATCAGCAAAGACATCCGAAACTGGGACCGTGCCACCTAGTGCTAGAATGTTGTTGGCACAAGAGAAGAATGATACCTCATCCAAGAGGAAGGGAAAGACTGTTTTGACTCAAAAGGAAGAAAGTGGTACTCATATGAGAATTGATGCTCGTAAAGGAGCAGTTGATAAAGGTGCACAAATGAAAATT GACGAAGAGTCAAATGATGATATTTCTGACAACGAAGACCAGGATGAT GACCAGGAGTCAAATGATGATTTCTCTGACAATGAAGACCAGGATGAT GTACGCGGTGGTTTCAGCACAACTAGAGAATGGCGTGAAAGACTTGTAGTATCTCCCAGGCTAACGTTTTTTGCAGGTGGGAAGCAACTTAGTAGGAATATGTCAATTTATCAGGTTATCCAGCAATTTTTACTTGACGAGGCTGTGAGTGACATAGATAGTGATAGAATCGGGCTAATGAGTGGTATATACACCATTACATACCAAAGTGCAAACAGGGCAACCAATGGGGTCTTAGTTGAAAGAACATGCTCCAGGTATCCATGTGAATCGCGAAAAGTGGTGTCTCTTGGTGATTCATCAAAGCGGCAAATCTCACTCTTGAATAACATTCTATATAGGGAACTTCCATGTGATCTAGAAAAAAGTGATCCAACTTATAACATACTGGTACTGTTATATATATTAGAGGGGTTGAATAAGTCATCTTCAAAGTTACACAGAGAGGTAATTGCAAACCCTTTTTGTGAAGGAAAGATGTCAAGTCTAAATGATTGTACCGGAACTGATGGCATTGTGCCTGACAATATATTTATCAATAATCGGCTCACTTCAAAATTAGTTGGACAGGTTGAGGATGCACTTGCACTCCGTAGTAAAAATCTTTCATCATGGTGTTGTCAATTGACAAAAGCATGTCCATTCTTGTTTCCATTTGAGATGCGGTGTCAGTATTTCTACCTGACTGTTTTTCATTTTTCCCGCGCATTATATCATCGTCGTCAGCAGAAGGGTGTTAATGGTCATGACTCAGAGAATAAAGAAGGGGTGCGGGTTGGAAGATTGAGGCAGCGGAACGTTCGTGTGTCCCGAGATAGCACTCTTGAATCTGTTGCACAAGTCATGGAAATGGATAATAATCAGAGGAAATATGTTCTTGAAGTATATTTTGGGGAAGTTGACATAGGGCTGGAATCAACTCTAGAGTTCTACACCTTTTTAGTTCTTGAGTTACAGAAGGTAGGAATTGAAATGTGGAGATTAAATAATGCATCTGTCAATTCCATGATGGAAGTTAAAGAGATAGGTAGCAAGGGTAATACTGCTATGGCTTTTGATGCCTTAATCCAGACACCTCGTGGGCTGTTTCCAAGTTCTTGGCCTCCGAATGCAGATTTGTCGGATGGCAGCACATTTAAAAAAGTTGTTGATTACTTTAAATTGCTTGGCCGTGTTTTGGCAACTGCTCTTCAAGACAAAAGGCCTTTAAATCTGTCCTTCTCATCAGCATTCTATAAGCTTTTGCTTGGTCAG GACCTCAGTTTACATGATATTAATTCTTTTGATCCTGAATTAGGAAAGAATTTGCTCAGATATCAAGCCCTTGTTGACGGGAAATTGTTCCCGGGATCAAGGGGTGGCATTAATGAAGTTATTGAAATTCAATTTAGTGAGAATGAGAATGTAAATGAAGATCCCGACCATGATTTTACTCTACCCGGCTATCCATTCCATGAGCAT GTGTATATTAACAATTTGAAGGAATATATAGATTATGTATTCGACGTTACAACTGGATCGGGAATTGAGAGACAGTTAGAGGCTTTAAGAGCTGGGTTTAATGAG GTGTTTGACATTTCATCTTTGCAAATTTTCTCTGCAAAGGAGTTGGAGTATATGCTTTGTAATAAAAAATAA